One window from the genome of Cardiocondyla obscurior isolate alpha-2009 linkage group LG04, Cobs3.1, whole genome shotgun sequence encodes:
- the Fh gene encoding frataxin homolog, mitochondrial: MLTVITRSDIVLRLSRNLSLRGLSVKKRLVPFPSRPSSYIAGYVNHNLTRFPKSDLRTLLQLSVKSFSTNIETRNETELSSVQYEKICEETLDSLTEHFEELVEAATHLPDADVSYGDGVLTVKFGELHGTYVINRQTPNKQIWLSSPISGPKRYDFIKTQWIYKHDGKSLHELLDSEIPEIVKCETCFDTCSFSGKEKQPV, from the exons ATGTTGACTGTCATAACGAGATCTGACATAGTCTTAAGGTTGTCTCGTAATTTATCCCTTCGTGGATTATCTGTGAAGAAACGACTTGTACCATTCCCAAGCAGGCCTAGCAGCTACATTGCAGGTTATGTTAATCATAATTTAACACGTTTTCCAAAGAGTGATTTACGAACGTTGCTGCAATTGTCAGTAAAAAGTTTCAGTACAAACATCGAGACTCGAAATGAAAC GGAACTTAGCTCTGTGCAATATGAAAAAATTTGCGAAGAGACTTTAGATTCATTAACAGAGCATTTTGAAGAGCTAGTTGAAGCAGCAACACATTTGCCAGATGCTGATGTATCTTATGga gACGGTGTGTTGACGGTAAAATTTGGCGAGCTTCACGGCACTTACGTTATAAATCGTCAAACACCGAACAAACAAATTTGGCTCTCTTCTCCTATATCTGGACCTAAACGTTATGACTTTATAAAAACCCAGTGGATATACAAGCACGATGGCAAAAGCTTACACGAATTACTTGACAGTGAGATACCAGAAATTGTAAAATGCGAAACATGTTTTGATACATGTTCCTTTAGTGGTAAAGAGAAACAACCTGTATGA